From one Brevibacterium sp. 'Marine' genomic stretch:
- the mcrC gene encoding 5-methylcytosine-specific restriction endonuclease system specificity protein McrC: MRDRSIVVRNVYVMMAYAFRDIHQNGRDRFAGEDFDTIHDLFAEILIRGIGSQVKRGLHRDYRRRSEELATVRGRIDLTRTSAALSMVRGRVVCEFDEYELDTLHNRILKCVMILLIRKGSVSRERQDALRRLLPYFDSVDQVAPASIRWNQLSFSRSSASYRMLMGTCELVIRGLLPTEEPGANSLLSWVTDEAMSSLYERFLLEYFRLHHPELSPAAAKVRWDIDGEHASGTDQLPAMYTDITLRRGGRTVIIDAKYYSKTMQVSHYGKSSIHSANIYQILAYTKNADVSRNGSVSGILLYARTDAGLQPDLNVTIQGNRIAARTLDLKLRWDMLRAQLEELTTWLD; the protein is encoded by the coding sequence GTGAGAGACCGATCCATCGTCGTCCGGAATGTGTACGTGATGATGGCGTACGCGTTCAGAGACATACACCAAAACGGTCGGGATCGATTCGCTGGTGAGGACTTCGATACCATCCATGATCTGTTCGCCGAGATTCTCATTCGCGGTATCGGCTCCCAGGTCAAACGAGGTCTTCATCGTGATTACCGTCGTCGATCGGAGGAACTCGCCACCGTCCGGGGCCGGATCGACCTCACTCGCACCTCGGCGGCACTGTCGATGGTTCGCGGACGCGTCGTTTGCGAATTCGACGAGTATGAGCTCGACACGCTCCACAATCGGATTCTCAAATGCGTCATGATTCTCTTGATCCGTAAGGGTTCGGTTTCGAGAGAACGGCAGGACGCTCTTCGCCGACTATTGCCGTATTTCGATTCAGTCGATCAGGTTGCGCCTGCGAGCATTCGTTGGAACCAACTGAGTTTCAGTCGTTCCAGTGCCTCTTATCGCATGCTTATGGGCACTTGTGAACTCGTCATTCGTGGACTTCTGCCGACTGAGGAGCCTGGGGCCAATAGCCTTTTGTCCTGGGTGACCGACGAGGCGATGAGCAGCCTGTATGAGCGTTTCCTCCTGGAGTATTTCCGACTTCACCATCCCGAGCTCTCGCCGGCGGCGGCAAAGGTTAGATGGGATATCGACGGCGAGCACGCGTCAGGGACAGACCAGTTGCCGGCGATGTATACGGACATCACGCTGCGGCGAGGGGGCCGCACGGTCATCATCGATGCTAAGTACTATTCCAAAACTATGCAGGTGAGCCATTACGGCAAAAGCTCCATCCACTCAGCTAATATCTATCAGATCCTGGCGTACACGAAGAACGCAGATGTCAGTCGAAACGGATCAGTCAGCGGAATACTGCTCTACGCAAGAACCGATGCGGGTCTACAACCCGACCTCAACGTCACCATTCAAGGCAATCGAATAGCCGCACGTACCTTGGACCTCAAATTGCGCTGGGACATGCTTCGTGCGCAGCTTGAAGAGCTCACGACTTGGCTAGATTGA
- a CDS encoding AAA family ATPase, with translation MDNDTAASRRQLDMNIAHQAGELISHMLGDKQSVIDPTVEIWTAAAAEDLRSRVQTDPSPGSNMSQWDKLGVQLAGASRAVVLLAAELVFLRELPLNGILPATRRKHVEDLLALLDPPAHIPEPMSEWLARPSEIGGFEPSTYYLSAISDHLSWVADFIIHWNKLSEDDRAAAHSDPWQLQQVMIDSGDNRTDMRNTLQFLAHPELFEPIPSANQKKQIRDAFADRVNGASGDTPAHIDRDLLAIRTSLAKEIDGEFDFWSDGVKDKWKPAPNVAASDQSADELTEPRPRRYWLYAPGRQASKWNEFHSTKIMAIGWDDLGNLSAYSNREEIRHALDADSTGGSLKNSVLALWQFQNEIEIGDVVYVKSGRREVLGRGQVTSEARYDHDRSEYRHVRSVDWTHKGQWALTRDAPLKTLTDITSQHDLIEQLEALIVGEDEPEARDQPKDIRAYTRDDFLRDVFLPEERYLRLRSLLIRKKNVILAGPPGVGKTYAAKRLAYSVIGEQDRSRVQIVQFHQSYSYEDFLMGYRPRESGGFTLTEGPFYRFCEDARADDPTRPYFFIIDEINRGNISKIFGELLMLIESDKRGTELRLLYKDESFSVPPNVHIIGMMNTADRSLAVLDYALRRRFGFFEMAPGFRTEGFASRQKALASRPFDRLVERVIELNAEITADPALGHGFAIGHSYLSIPPGLESDEEELAGWLQSVVEDELVPLLEEYWFDEPSKADQWAIALRAAIE, from the coding sequence AGTTAGGTGTACAGCTCGCCGGAGCTTCGCGTGCAGTGGTACTGCTGGCTGCCGAGCTCGTATTTCTCCGCGAACTCCCATTGAACGGAATCCTTCCTGCGACCAGGCGAAAACATGTTGAGGATCTCCTTGCATTGCTGGATCCCCCAGCGCACATCCCCGAACCGATGTCCGAATGGTTGGCTCGCCCGTCAGAAATCGGTGGGTTCGAACCCAGTACTTACTACCTCAGTGCCATCAGTGACCATCTGTCCTGGGTAGCCGATTTCATCATCCATTGGAACAAACTCTCCGAAGACGACCGTGCCGCCGCTCATTCAGATCCGTGGCAGTTGCAACAGGTGATGATCGACTCCGGCGACAACCGTACTGACATGCGCAACACATTGCAGTTCCTCGCTCATCCGGAGCTTTTCGAGCCAATCCCATCTGCCAACCAGAAGAAACAGATTCGGGATGCCTTTGCCGACCGGGTCAACGGCGCCAGCGGAGACACTCCCGCTCACATTGACCGAGACCTCCTCGCGATCCGCACTTCACTGGCTAAGGAGATCGACGGGGAGTTCGACTTCTGGAGCGATGGTGTCAAGGACAAGTGGAAACCCGCGCCAAATGTGGCTGCCTCAGACCAGTCTGCAGACGAGTTGACGGAACCACGACCTCGGCGCTATTGGCTTTATGCGCCGGGCCGTCAGGCATCAAAATGGAACGAATTCCACTCGACGAAGATCATGGCCATCGGCTGGGATGACCTCGGAAACCTTTCCGCATACAGCAACCGGGAAGAGATCCGTCATGCACTTGATGCCGACAGCACCGGGGGTTCTCTGAAGAATAGTGTCCTTGCGCTGTGGCAGTTTCAGAACGAGATCGAGATTGGCGACGTGGTCTACGTCAAGAGTGGGCGACGTGAGGTTCTCGGGCGCGGCCAGGTCACTTCGGAAGCTCGATACGATCATGACCGCAGCGAATATCGACACGTTCGTTCAGTGGACTGGACGCATAAAGGACAATGGGCGCTCACGCGAGACGCGCCTTTGAAGACTCTCACCGACATCACTTCACAGCATGACCTCATTGAACAGCTGGAAGCACTCATCGTCGGTGAAGACGAGCCGGAGGCACGCGACCAGCCAAAGGACATCCGCGCGTATACCCGTGATGACTTCCTCAGGGACGTCTTCCTGCCTGAAGAGCGGTATTTAAGACTCAGGTCATTGCTGATTCGCAAAAAGAACGTCATTCTTGCCGGACCTCCTGGGGTGGGAAAGACTTACGCCGCGAAACGACTTGCATATTCAGTAATCGGAGAACAGGACCGCAGCCGGGTCCAAATCGTTCAATTCCATCAGAGCTATTCCTATGAGGACTTCCTCATGGGGTATCGTCCGAGAGAATCCGGCGGGTTCACTCTCACCGAAGGACCGTTCTACCGATTCTGCGAAGACGCGAGAGCAGACGATCCAACCCGCCCCTACTTCTTCATCATCGACGAGATCAACAGAGGCAACATCTCCAAGATCTTCGGAGAACTGCTCATGCTCATCGAGAGCGATAAACGTGGGACTGAGCTCAGGCTTCTCTACAAAGACGAGAGTTTCTCGGTCCCACCCAACGTTCACATCATTGGCATGATGAACACTGCTGACCGCAGCCTCGCTGTTCTCGACTATGCGTTGCGTCGCCGCTTCGGGTTCTTCGAAATGGCCCCAGGTTTCCGAACCGAGGGGTTCGCTAGTCGCCAGAAAGCACTTGCTAGCCGGCCGTTCGACCGGCTCGTTGAGCGAGTCATTGAGCTCAATGCCGAAATCACCGCTGATCCGGCCCTTGGCCACGGCTTCGCAATCGGTCACAGCTACTTGTCGATTCCTCCTGGGCTCGAATCAGATGAGGAGGAGCTTGCGGGCTGGCTGCAGTCGGTTGTCGAAGATGAACTTGTTCCTTTGCTCGAAGAATACTGGTTCGACGAACCCTCCAAGGCTGACCAGTGGGCTATCGCGCTGAGAGCCGCAATCGAGTGA